From a single Rutidosis leptorrhynchoides isolate AG116_Rl617_1_P2 chromosome 5, CSIRO_AGI_Rlap_v1, whole genome shotgun sequence genomic region:
- the LOC139848207 gene encoding glutamate receptor 2.9-like — protein sequence MYNSQGRNSNPDYKVKSILIIRGNLSIEQKMRLFAYFLLFGTFIIKTSSVHNNDRKRTKSQHTLIPIGGVIEQNSRIGREQKIAMEIAIHNFCTTTNDDVCSCPILHIKDSQGNPARIAYEVIDIMKGNQVEAIIGTISPQEATFVAEFDKRTNNIPIISLNPTATSSPQPAIPSYLQMCHDIKIHMQCIAAIVGHFSWRKVTPIYEDHIFFSSSPGLLSQLSDALQRVDSTIERSLVFPPLQSLSNPNIYIKTELKKLKMKENRVFVVLKSSLQSCILLFKKANQLGMMEKGYVWIISDDISSLLDSVDQSIILTMQGVIGFKTNFVDTSERFTKFKLQFRKDFRIRYPNEEEYSNPSIYALRAYDATSVTVKAIQASKGSSSSINLLQNITNNKFDGVSGDVSFKDGKLAQFPTFRIINVIGRSYKDIEFWSPKFGFSNGKIGSGEENLNMIVWPGGTQEVPTGQKPRNNGKPLKIGVPARGAFKQFVNVSYDPNKNKTYIAGFSIQVFEAAVKKLDYTLSYVFVPYYGSYDDMVTEVHNKTLDAAVGDTEIMADRYEYAEFSQPYMESGLVIIVPLKPDSTKEWFIFFYAFTTNMWIIILTMTIGTGSVVWFNEHLDGNEQFKAESTFEYISKMLWFSIAVITLSHKEPINNNLSRLALATWFCVNVILAACFTATLSSIMTISMLQPELDLQRSNSVVGCNGNSFIVRYLENVLHFRPEKIRHLNSLDDYDDAFKNGEIAAAFFVAPHANVFLAKYCRGYKIIGRTYKLGGFGFVFRKGSRLVQDISKAVLKVTQNGDINTLELDMLRRISNCSGSVQESTDPIQRLGLKRFAFMLMFSGGITTYILFHIGPCSTQSLGTD from the exons ATGTATAACTCACAAGGAAGGAACAGTAATCCGGATTATAAGGTAAAAAGTATCTTAATTATTAGAGGCAACCTTTCTATTGAACAGAAGATGAGATTATTCGCCTACTTCCTTCTTTTTGGCACTTTCATTATTAAAACAAGCAGTGTGCACAATAATGATAGAAAACGTACAAAAAGCCAACATACTCTTATACCAATAGGTGGTGTGATTGAGCAAAATTCTCGTATTGGGCGAGAACAGAAAATAGCCATGGAGATTGCTATCCATAATTTTTGTACAACTACAAATGATGATGTTTGTTCTTGTCCCATTTTGCACATCAAAGATTCTCAGGGTAACCCTGCTCGAATAGCTTACGAAG TAATCGACATCATGAAGGGAAACCAAGTTGAAGCAATTATTGGAACAATAAGTCCTCAAGAAGCTACTTTTGTTGCTGAGTTTGATAAACGAACTAACAACATCCCGATCATTTCTCTAAACCCAACTGCCACATCATCACCACAGCCAGCAATACCATCTTATCTTCAAATGTGTCACGACATCAAAATCCATATGCAATGTATTGCTGCCATAGTTGGCCACTTCAGTTGGCGAAAGGTGACGCCAATTTATGAAGATCACATTTTCTTTTCTTCTAGTCCCGGTCTCTTATCACAACTCTCCGACGCACTTCAACGTGTTGATTCAACCATTGAACGCTCGTTGGTGTTTCCTCCGTTACAATCTCTATCAAACCCAAACATTTACATTAAAACAGAGTTAAAAAAACTCAAGATGAAGGAAAACAGGGTGTTTGTGGTCTTGAAATCGTCTCTACAATCATGTATCTTACTGTTTAAGAAAGCAAATCAGTTGGGCATGATGGAAAAGGGGTATGTTTGGATCATTTCAGATGATATATCAAGCCTTCTTGATTCAGTTGACCAATCTATTATATTGACCATGCAAGGTGTTATTGGATTCAAAACTAACTTTGTAGACACAAGTGAGCGTTTTACAAAGTTCAAACTTCAGTTTCGAAAAGATTTTAGAATAAGGTATCCAAATGAGGAAGAATATTCGAATCCCAGTATTTACGCTCTACGCGCTTATGATGCAACATCTGTAACTGTTAAAGCTATTCAAGCTTCAAAAGGTTCAAGTTCATCAATAAACTTGTTACAAAATATAACAAATAATAAATTTGATGGTGTAAGTGGTGACGTAAGCTTTAAAGATGGAAAACTAGCTCAATTTCCCACCTTTCGTATCATCAACGTGATTGGTAGAAGTTATAAAGATATTGAATTTTGGTCGCCAAAATTTGGCTTCTCAAACGGTAAGATTGGAAGTGGAGAGGAAAACCTCAATATGATCGTTTGGCCGGGTGGCACGCAAGAAGTTCCAACGGGTCAAAAACCGAGAAATAATGGGAAACCGTTAAAGATTGGCGTCCCTGCGAGAGGTGCTTTTAAGCAATTTGTAAATGTTAGTTATGATCCCAACAAGAATAAAACCTACATTGCTGGTTTTTCGATACAAGTGTTTGAAGCTGCGGTAAAGAAGCTCGATTATACATTGTCTTATGTTTTTGTTCCATACTATGGCTCCTATGACGATATGGTGACTGAAGTTCATAACAAG ACCTTAGATGCAGCTGTTGGCGATACAGAAATAATGGCCGATCGTTACGAGTATGCAGAGTTTTCACAGCCTTACATGGAGTCGGGATTGGTTATAATTGTGCCTCTTAAACCAGATAGTACAAAAGAATGGTTTATCTTTTTTTACGCCTTCACAACAAATATGTGGATTATAATATTGACGATGACAATAGGGACTGGTTCAGTTGTGTGGTTCAATGAACACTTAGATGGGAACGAACAATTTAAAGCCGAATCTACCTTTGAGTATATTAGCAAGATGCTATGGTTTTCAATCGCAGTTATCACATTATCACATA AAGAACCAATTAACAACAATTTGTCACGGTTGGCACTTGCAACATGGTTTTGTGTAAACGTGATTCTTGCAGCTTGTTTTACCGCTACACTATCTTCAATTATGACAATTTCTATGCTTCAACCAGAATTAGATCTTCAAAGAAGTAATAGTGTCGTTGGCTGCAATGGGAATTCATTCATTGTACGTTACTTGGAGAATGTACTCCATTTTAGGCCAGAAAAGATTAGACATCTTAACTCACTTGATGATTACGATGATGCATTTAAGAATGGAGAAATAGCGGCGGCCTTTTTTGTAGCTCCCCACGCTAATGTCTTCCTTGCAAAGTACTGTCGCGGTTACAAAATTATAGGACGTACCTATAAACTTGGCGGTTTTGGTTTT GTGTTTCGGAAAGGCTCGAGATTGGTGCAGGATATTTCAAAGGCGGTTTTAAAAGTAACACAAAATGGAGATATAAATACATTAGAGTTAGATATGCTTAGAAGAATTTCAAATTGTTCTGGGTCTGTTCAAGAATCTACGGACCCAATACAACGTCTAGGTCTCAAGCGTTTTGCTTTCATGCTTATGTTCTCAGGTGGAATTACtacatatatattgtttcataTTGGTCCGTGTAGTACACAATCATTGGGGACCGATTAA